The Treponema sp. OMZ 790 genome includes the window AAACTCTTGAAAACGAAAAAATTTTACAGCAGACTGAAGATAGATAGGCAGGGCTGAACCGAAAAAGAAAACGGAGAAAAACTATGACAAAAAAAACAAACTTATTTTTTTTCATGTTATTTGTAATCTTATTCAATATCAATATTCATTCTCAAGAGGCTGAACAAAAAGAAGAAAAAACAAATCAAGATGAAAATTTTTCGAAGGTTCCTTCGGATTTCGGCTTTTATATGGGTACCGAGATTATATTTTCAAGCCTAAAAAAACAGGCAGCACCGCCCATGGGTACAGCCTTAAACTTGGGAGCCGAATATGAGTACAAGGGAATAAATAAGCTGAGCATAGTGCCTTCATTGGATTTTTCTCTTTTTCACTACGCTTTTTACAATAAAAAGGCCTACATTTGCGAGATCGAAAATAGAACAGCCCTTACAATGAGCTTTTTATTTGATGTTCCGTTTTTACTCCGCTTCGACGTAAAATCGTGGACAATCAGCATGGGCGGCGGACTAGCCTTCTTTATGCGCTTCGGATTGCTTGAACCCGGTATAAAACCGGAAGACGTAGGAGACAGCGGTTTAAATGCAAAATCCGAGGTCAAAGCAATAAATAAATACTTTTGGCAAAACGGACGCTTTATTTATCCTTCTTTACGCTTTAAAACCGAGTATACACTTGCATCGGGATGGAAAGCGGGAGTACAGCTAAAAGCCTTTCTACCGCTTTCAAACCTTTGGGATAAACTTACCGACAAGAATTCGGATGGTTTTATGTTACAAGCCGGAATAGTTTTACACCCGGCAGTTAAAAAATATAAAAAATAATTATTCCGCATCTATAGCAAAAGAAGCAACTTTCTCCTGCAAAAATGAAGTAAACTCGTCGAGAGTCATTACTTTTTGACCGCCCTTTCTCATTCTGACAGCAACGGAATTATTATCCATTTCACTTTGACCTACGATGAGCTGATAAATTACCTTTTCTTCTTGGTGCTTTCGGATTTTTGCATTCATCCTGTCTGTTCCGATATCGGCTATAACCCTAAAGCCTTTTTCATCCAAGGCTTTTTGAACCTTTTGGGCATACTCATTAAAGGCAGGAGCTACAGGAACAATTACAGCCTGCACAGGGGCCAGCCAAGGAGGCATAATACCTGCACAGTTTTCTATCAAAATTCCTATAAATCTTTCCAAAGAGCCTAAAACAGCCCTATGAAGCATTACAGGATGATGTTTATTGTTGTCATCCCCTATGTACTCGGCATTTAGTCTTTCTGCTGAAGGCAGCTGATAGTCAACCTGTATGGTACCGCACTGCCATTCACGGCCTAGGGCATCAATCAAAGTAAATTCCAGCTTAGGCCCGTAAAAAGCCCCTTCGCCTTCGGCTATCTCATATTCAAGACCGGCAGCTATACAGGCATCAGCCAAAGCTTTTTCGGCCCGATCCCACGTTGCATCATCACCTACTCTCTGCTCGGGACGAGTAGAAAATTTAACAAGAATTCTATCCTCATCGAAGCCGAAATCCTTATACATGCTTTTTAGCAGGGTACAGAATTTTGAAACCTCGGAAGAAATCTGCTCTTCGGTACAAAAGATATGGGCATCGTCTTGAACAAAGCCCCGGACACGCATAATACCGTGTAAGGAGCCTGAAGGTTCGTTTCGGGTACAAGAACCGAATTCGGCTAAGCGGAGGGGTAAGTCGCGGTAGCTTTTAATTCCCTGTTTAAATATTTCGACATGGCCGGGACAGTTCATGGGTTTTAAGGCAAAAAGCCGTTTTTCGCTTTCGGTTATAAACATATTTTCTTTGTACTTAGCCCAGTGACCTGATCTTTCCCACAAGGAGCGGGGCATAACAAAGGGAGTATGCACTTCAAAATAATCGTCTTCTTTTAGACATTTTCTGACATAATTTTGTATAGTTAAATACAGAGTCCAGCCTTTAGGATGCCAAAATATTTGCCCGGGATTTTCTTCATCAACATGGAATAAATCCATAGCTTTCCCGATTTTTCGGTGATCCCTTTTTTCGGCTTCTTCAAGCATCTGCAAATATTCTTTTAAATCGTTGGGCTTTTCCCAAACTGTACCGTAAATTCGGGTAAGCATCGGACGGGTTTCATCACCGCGCCAATAAGCTCCGGCAGTCTTCATAAGTTTAAAACTTTGAGCATTTATGTCGGCCATGGAGCAGACGTGGGGACCTCGGCAAAGGTCGGTAAATTCTCCCGATTTATAAATGCTTATTTCTTCGCCGTCAGCAAGCCCGTTTATAAGTTCAACTTTAAACGGCTGATCTTTAAACATTTCAAGAGCTCTTTCCCGGCTGATAACTTCTTTTTCAAAATTAGAGCGGGTATTTAAAATTTTCCGCATTTCTTTTTCGATGGCAGGTAAATCGTCTTGATTTATCGGATGGGGAAGTTCAAAATCATAGTAAAATCCGTAATCTATTGCGGGGCCTATGGCAACCTTAGTTCCCGGAAACAGCTTAACTACGGCTTCAGCCATAACATGGGCAGTACTATGCCTGAGAGTGCTTAATTTTTTTGACTTTTCTTGTAAAGTTGACATATTTTCCTCTATTTATGCTTGATATGTATTGTTAATTTTAAAAAAAAATTATATACTATTATAACCTAAAATAAACATTAGCATACTATGGTTAGTATACTCTATTGATTAGTCTTGAGTCAATAGATTATATTGAACAAACTAATGAAAAACAATAAAATTGCCGATAATGTGTTGAGAGTTTCTCAGCCTAAAACGGAGGATGTTGACGTGAAAAAAATTTGTATAGTTACTTTTTGCATTATCCAGTCTTTATTTTTATTTGCCCAAAATATGGTTGACCATAATTTAAAGGCAGATGTTTCAATAAGATTTTACGACAGGAGGGTCTACTATCCCGGTTCGGGAGCCTCCGAACCTATTTTTGTACAAATTTCGATTACAAACAATAATTCCGAAACCCTTAGATTTAAACTTGCAGACGACCGATCTTTTAGTATAGACTTCGGAATCATAAACAGTAAAAACAGGCAATTACGTCATACAACGGAATGGATGAGAAAGCGAAACACAAACCGTCAAATTTACTTCCGTGAAGTTACCTTAGAACCCGGAGAAACTTATTCCTTTATCGAAAACCTAAAAGACTATATTGAATTAAATGAACCGGGAATATTCCTTGTCAACACCCTATTTTTTCCGGAACTTAAAAGATACTCTGACAATTCGGAAACACATGTTGTATCAAATAAGCTGAGCCTTGAAATAAAGCCTGCACCTTCGGCAGCAGCGCTTGGATCTCTTCCCGTGTCGCCGATCTCAGGAGAGATTTTACAGGCAAAGCCCATTCCTCCCGATCAGGTCATAGGGTATCTTTTAACGGCGAGACAAAAATCGCTTTGG containing:
- the thrS gene encoding threonine--tRNA ligase; the encoded protein is MSTLQEKSKKLSTLRHSTAHVMAEAVVKLFPGTKVAIGPAIDYGFYYDFELPHPINQDDLPAIEKEMRKILNTRSNFEKEVISRERALEMFKDQPFKVELINGLADGEEISIYKSGEFTDLCRGPHVCSMADINAQSFKLMKTAGAYWRGDETRPMLTRIYGTVWEKPNDLKEYLQMLEEAEKRDHRKIGKAMDLFHVDEENPGQIFWHPKGWTLYLTIQNYVRKCLKEDDYFEVHTPFVMPRSLWERSGHWAKYKENMFITESEKRLFALKPMNCPGHVEIFKQGIKSYRDLPLRLAEFGSCTRNEPSGSLHGIMRVRGFVQDDAHIFCTEEQISSEVSKFCTLLKSMYKDFGFDEDRILVKFSTRPEQRVGDDATWDRAEKALADACIAAGLEYEIAEGEGAFYGPKLEFTLIDALGREWQCGTIQVDYQLPSAERLNAEYIGDDNNKHHPVMLHRAVLGSLERFIGILIENCAGIMPPWLAPVQAVIVPVAPAFNEYAQKVQKALDEKGFRVIADIGTDRMNAKIRKHQEEKVIYQLIVGQSEMDNNSVAVRMRKGGQKVMTLDEFTSFLQEKVASFAIDAE